The Streptomyces cyanogenus DNA segment TCCGCGGGACCAAGCTGCCCGACGACGCCGTGCTGGCCTTCGGCTCGGAACGCACCGGCCTGTCACCGGAACTGCGCGCCCGAGCCGACCATCTGCTGCGCCTCCCGATGCGGCCCCAGGTCTCCAGCTACAACCTCGCCACCAGCGTGGCGATGACGCTGTACCACTGGAGCGCGACCGGCGCCGCCTTCCCGGCCTAGGCCTCCCGGCGGACCTCGACCACCCGGAAGCGGTTCGCCACGAAGGCGGCGTCGCACAGGGCCGCGTTGGCCGCCGGGTTGCCGCCCGAGCCGTGGAAGTCGGAGAAGGCGGCCGTCTGGTTCACGTACACCCCGCCGGTCAGGTTGAGCGACAGCTGGGCGGCCTCCTCCAGGCACACCTCCTGGATCGCCTCCTCGGTCTCGGCGTCCGTGGTGTACGCGCCGACCGTCATCGCGCCCTTCTCCCGGACGGTGCGGCGCAGCAGCTCCACCGCGTCCGTCACCGAGTCGACCGCGACGGCGAAGGAGACGGGGCCGAAGCACTCGCTCATGTACGCGGCCTCGTCGTCCGGCTTGGCGCCGTCCAGCTTGACGATGACGGGCGTGCGGACCACCGCGCCCGGGAACTCCGGATTGGCGATCTCACGGGAGGCGAGGGCGACCTCGCCGAGGCCCGCCGCGGCCTCCAGACGGGCCTTGACGTCCGGGTTGACGATGGCGCCGAGCAGGGCGTTCGCGCGCGCGTCGTCGCCGAGCAGGCCGTCGACCGCGCGGGCGAGGTCGGCGGTGACCTCGTCGAAGGTCTTGGGGCCCTGGTCGGTGGCGATGCCGTCGCGGGGGATGAGCAGGTTCTGCGGGGTGGTGCACATCTGGCCGCTGTACAGGGACAGCGAGAACGCCAGGTTGGACAGCATGCCCTGGTAGTCGTCCGTGGAGTGCACGATCACCGTGTTGACGCCGGCCTTCTCCGTGTAGACCTGCGCCTGGCGGGCGTTGGCCTCCAGCCAGTCGCCGAAGGACGTGGACCCGGTGTAGTCGATGATCCTGATCTCGGGGCGGGTGGCGAGGGTCTTGGCGATGCCCTCGCCGGGGCGCTCGGTGGCCAGCGCGACCAGGTTCGGGTCGAACCCCGCCCCGGCCAGCACGTCCCGGGCGACCTGGACGGTCAGCGCGAGCGGCAGCACCGCGCGCGGGTGCGGCTTGACCAGGACCGCGTTGCCGGTGGCCAGGGAGGCGAACAGGCCCGGGTAGCCGTTCCAGGTCGGGAAGGTGTTGCAGCCGATGACCAGGGCGGTCCCGCGCGGGACCGGTGTGAAGGCCTTGGTCAGCGCCAGCGGGTCGCGCTTGCCCTGCGGCTTGGTCCACTCGGCCGTGCCGGGGGTGCGGACCTGTTCCGCGTACGCGTACGCCACCGCCTCCAGACCGCGGTCCTGGGCGTGCGGGCCGCCGGCCTGGAACGCCATCATGAACGCCTGGCCGCTGGTGTGCATGACGGCGTGCGCGAACTCGTGCGTCCGGTCGCTGATCCGCTTGAGGATCTCCACACAGACCACCGCGCGGACCTCGGGCCCGGCGTCCCGCCAGGCCCGCTGCCCGGCCCGCATGGCCGGCAGCAGCACGTCGAGGTCCGCGTGCGGGTACGTCACGCCCAGCTCGATGCCGTACGGCGAGACCTCGCCGCCCACCCAGTCGTCCGTGCCGGGCTGGCCCAGGTCCAGGCGGGTGCCCAGCAGGGCGTCGAAGGCGGCCTTGCCCGCCGCCGCGTCCAGGCTGCCGTCCGCGCCGTACGCCTTGGGGTGCTCGGGGTGCGGGGACCAGTACGCGCGGGTGCGGATCGCTTCCAGGGCCTGGTCGAGCGTGGGCCGGTGCTTCTCGATCAGCTCGTGGGCGGTCAGTTCGGCGGCCATGCGGGACCAACTCCTCGTCTGGAGAACTCTTCGTCGAGTTCGGGACCTGGCAGAAAGAGCAGCGGGATGGGACGGTCAGAGCTAGAGTAACCGAACGATCGGTCGGTTCAAGGGGGTCCGCCGCATCTGTGGAAAACCCCGTGCGGGAGGATCGCGCACATGACAGCACTCGACCTCAGCAGCCCCGTGGCCGTCGTCGGCACCGGCACCATGGGCCAGGGAATCGCCCAGGTCGCGCTGGTCGCCGGCCACCCCGTACGGCTGTACGACGCCGTGCCCGGGCGGGCCCGGGACGCGGCCGAAGCGATCGGTGCCCGGCTCGACCGGCTGGTGGAGAAGGACCGGCTCACCGGCGCCGACCGGGACGCGGCCCGCGCCCGCCTGAAGCCCGCGGACAGCCTCGCGGAGCTGGCCGACTGCGCCCTGGTCGTGGAGGCGGTCCTGGAGCGGCTGGACGTCAAACAGCAGCTCTTCGGCGAGCTGGAGGAGATCGTCGCCGACGACTGCCTGCTCGCCACCAACACCTCCTCGCTGTCGGTGACGGCGATCGGCGGCGCGCTGCGCCGTCCGGGCCGCTTCGTCGGCCTGCACTTCTTCAACCCGGCGCCGCTGCTGCCGCTGGTGGAGGTGGTCTCCGGTTTCGCCACCGACGTCACGTCGGCCACGCGCGCGTACGAGACCGCCCGCGCCTGGGGCAAGACCCCGGTGGCCTGCGCGGACACCCCCGGGTTCATCGTCAACCGCATCGCCCGGCCGTTCTACGCCGAGGCGTTCGCCGTCCACGAGTCCCAGGCGGCCGACCCGGCCACCATCGACGCGGTCCTGCGCGAGTCGGGCGGCTTCAGGATGGGCGCCTTCGAGCTGACCGACCTGATCGGCCAGGACGTCAACGAGTCCGTCACCCACTCGGTGTGGCAGTCCTTCTTCCAGGACGTGCGGTTCACCCCCTCCCTGGCCCAGCGCCGGCTGGTGGAGTCGGGCCGGCTCGGCCGCAAGAGCGGGCGCGGCTGGTACGACTACGCCGAGGGCGCCGAGCGGCCGGAGCCGCACACCGCCGACCAGGAGAAGCCGCCCGCCCACGTCGTCGCCGAGGGCGGCCTGGGACCGGCAGCCGAACTGCTCACACTGATCCGGGACGCGGGCATCCAGGTTCGCCAGGAGGACGAGAACCACGGCACCCGCCTGGTGCTGCCCGGCGGTGGCAACCTGGTGCTCGCCGACGGGCAGACCTCCACGGAGTTCGGGGACGTGGTCTACTTCGACCTCGCCCTGGACTACCGCACGGCCACCCGGATCGCCCTGTCCGCCTCCCAGGACACCTCACCGCGGACCCTCGCCGAGGCCACCGGGCTCTTCCAGGCGCTCGGCAAGAAGGTCAGCGTCATCGGTGACGTCCCGGGCATGATCGTCGCGCGCACCGTCGCCCGGATCATCGACCTCGCCTACGACGCCGTCGCCAAGGGTGTGGCCACCGAGGAGGACATCGACACGGCGATGCGCCTGGGGGTCAACTACCCGCTCGGCCCCTTCGAATGGGACCGCAGGCTCGGCCGCGACTTCGCCTTCGACGTCCTGGACGAGATGCACGAGCGCGACCCTTCCGGACGCTACGCGCCCTCCCTCGCGCTCTACCGTCACGCCTATGCCGACGACCGGCGGGAGGGCACGCAATGACCACGCCCCGACGGGACACCTACACCCCCGAGACGCTGCTCTCCGTCGCCGTGCGCGTCTTCAACGAACGCGGCTACGACGGCACCTCCATGGAGCACCTGTCCAGGGCGGCCGGCATCTCCAAGTCGTCGATCTACCACCACGTCAGCGGCAAGGAGGAGCTGCTCCGGCGAGCCGTCAGCCGCGCCCTGGACGGGCTGTTCGCCATCCTGGACGAGGAGCACGCGCGCGCGGGGCGGCCCGCCGACCGGCTGGAGCACGTGGTGCGCCGCATGGTCGAGGTGCTCATAGCCGAGCTGCCCTACGTGACGCTGTTGCTGCGCGTGCGGGGCAACACCGAGACCGAGCGGTGGGCGCTGGAGCGGCGCCGCGACTTCGACCACCGGGTCGCCGAACTGCTGAAGGCGGCGGCGGCCGACGGGGACGTACGCGGCGACGTGGAGGTCCGGCTGGCCACCCGGCTGGTCTTCGGGATGATCAACTCCATCGTGGAGTGGTACCGGCCGGACGTGCGGGGCGCGAGCGACCGGGAGGTGGCCGAGGCCGTGGTCCGGCTGGTCTTCTCGGGCCTGCGCCACGGCTGACCCCGGCCGCCTGGCCCTCAGGTCTCCGGCTCCAGGTCCTCCTCCTCGAACACCAGCAGCGTACGGGTGCTGAGCACCTCGGGGATCGCCTGGAGCCGGGTGAGCACCAGCTCGCGCAGCGCCCTGTTGTCGGGCGTGTGCACCAGCAGCAGCACGTCGAAGTCGCCGCCCACCAGTGCGATGTGGGAGGCGCCGGGCAGCTGCCTGAGCTGCTCGCGGACCGTGCGCCAGCTGTTCTGGACGATCTTCAGCGTGATGTACGCAGACGTGCCGTGACCGGCCCGTTCGTGGTCCACGCGCGCGCTGAAGCCCCGGATCACCCCGTCCTCGACGAGCCGGTTGATGCGCGCGTAGGCGTTGGCGCGCGAGACGTGGACGCGCTCGGCGACCGACCGTATCGAGGCGCGGCCGTCCGCCTGGAGGATCCGCAGGATGTCCTGATCGATGGCGTCCAGCGGGCGCGGCGGCGGAAGCACGACGCCGTCCTGCGGCCCGTCGGCCATTTGTTCAGGTCCCATGTCCCCCTGCTTCCTCGCCGTGGACGCCCTGCGTTCATTCCAGGCTGTGGAGAACCGTTTGTCCACAGCCTTGAGGTGCCTGTAGCCAAAATGTGCCGGCGACCGAACAATCGGTTGGTGAGGCGGGTCACAGCCGACACGCCTCCCGTAGCCGCTCCCACGAGGAGGTGCCGTCATGACGGTTCTGGAGCAGCGGGGCGCGTACCGGCCATCGCCGCCGCCCGCCTGGCAGCCCCGTATGGACCCCGCGCCGCTGCTGCCCGACGCCGAGCCCTACCGCGTCCTCGGGACCGAGGCGGCCGGCAAGGCCGACCCCGGCCTGCTGCGCCGGCTGTACGCCCAGCTGGTGCGCGGCCGCCGCTACAACACGCAGGCCACCGCCCTGACCAAGCAGGGCAGGCTCGCCGTCTACCCGTCCAGCACCGGCCAGGAGGCCTGTGAGGTCGCCGCCGCCCTGGCCCTGGAGGAGCGCGACTGGCTCTTCCCCAGCTACCGCGACACGCTCGCCGTCGTCGCCCGGGGCGTGGACCCCGCCGAGGCGCTCACCCTGCTGCGCGGCGACTGGCACAGCGGCTACGACCCCTACGCCCACCGGGTGGCCCCGCTCAGCACCCCGCTCGCCACCCAGCTGCCGCACGCGGTCGGCCTCGCCCACGCCGCCCGCCTCAAGGGCGACGACGTGGTCACGCTCGCCATGGTCGGCGACGGCGGCACCAGCGAGGGTGACTTCCACGAGGCGCTGAACTTCGCCGCCGTCTGGCAGGCGCCGGTCGTCTTCCTGGTGCAGAACAACGGCTTCGCCATCTCCGTCCCGCTCGCCAAGCAGACCGCCGCGCCCTCCCTGGCCCACAAGGCCGTCGGGTACGGCATGCCCGGCCGGCTGGTCGACGGCAACGACGCCGTGGCCGTGCACGAGGTCCTGAGCGACGCCGTACGGCACGCGCGCGCGGGCGGCGGGCCGACCCTGGTGGAGGCGGTGACGTACCGCATCGACGCCCACACCAACGCCGACGACGCCACCCGCTACCGCGAGGACGCCGAGGTCGCCGCCTGGCGCGCCCACGACCCGGTCCAGCTGCTGGAACGCGAACTCACCACCCGAGGACTGCTCGACGAGGCCGGGATCGAGGCCGCCCGGCAGGACGCCGAGACGATGGCCGCCGAACTGCGGGACCGCATGAACCAGGACCCCGAACTCGACCCCATGGACCTCTTCGACCACGTCTACGCCGAGACCACGGCGCAGCTGCGCGAACAGCGGGCCCTGCTGCGGGCCGAGCTGGAGGCCGAGCAGGAGCAGCACGGCGAGCAGGAAGGCGGCGCCCGATGACCACCGTCGCCGTCAAGCCCGCCACCATGGCGCA contains these protein-coding regions:
- a CDS encoding TetR/AcrR family transcriptional regulator, with amino-acid sequence MTTPRRDTYTPETLLSVAVRVFNERGYDGTSMEHLSRAAGISKSSIYHHVSGKEELLRRAVSRALDGLFAILDEEHARAGRPADRLEHVVRRMVEVLIAELPYVTLLLRVRGNTETERWALERRRDFDHRVAELLKAAAADGDVRGDVEVRLATRLVFGMINSIVEWYRPDVRGASDREVAEAVVRLVFSGLRHG
- a CDS encoding 3-hydroxyacyl-CoA dehydrogenase is translated as MTALDLSSPVAVVGTGTMGQGIAQVALVAGHPVRLYDAVPGRARDAAEAIGARLDRLVEKDRLTGADRDAARARLKPADSLAELADCALVVEAVLERLDVKQQLFGELEEIVADDCLLATNTSSLSVTAIGGALRRPGRFVGLHFFNPAPLLPLVEVVSGFATDVTSATRAYETARAWGKTPVACADTPGFIVNRIARPFYAEAFAVHESQAADPATIDAVLRESGGFRMGAFELTDLIGQDVNESVTHSVWQSFFQDVRFTPSLAQRRLVESGRLGRKSGRGWYDYAEGAERPEPHTADQEKPPAHVVAEGGLGPAAELLTLIRDAGIQVRQEDENHGTRLVLPGGGNLVLADGQTSTEFGDVVYFDLALDYRTATRIALSASQDTSPRTLAEATGLFQALGKKVSVIGDVPGMIVARTVARIIDLAYDAVAKGVATEEDIDTAMRLGVNYPLGPFEWDRRLGRDFAFDVLDEMHERDPSGRYAPSLALYRHAYADDRREGTQ
- a CDS encoding Lrp/AsnC family transcriptional regulator; this encodes MGPEQMADGPQDGVVLPPPRPLDAIDQDILRILQADGRASIRSVAERVHVSRANAYARINRLVEDGVIRGFSARVDHERAGHGTSAYITLKIVQNSWRTVREQLRQLPGASHIALVGGDFDVLLLVHTPDNRALRELVLTRLQAIPEVLSTRTLLVFEEEDLEPET
- the paaN gene encoding phenylacetic acid degradation protein PaaN, which gives rise to MAAELTAHELIEKHRPTLDQALEAIRTRAYWSPHPEHPKAYGADGSLDAAAGKAAFDALLGTRLDLGQPGTDDWVGGEVSPYGIELGVTYPHADLDVLLPAMRAGQRAWRDAGPEVRAVVCVEILKRISDRTHEFAHAVMHTSGQAFMMAFQAGGPHAQDRGLEAVAYAYAEQVRTPGTAEWTKPQGKRDPLALTKAFTPVPRGTALVIGCNTFPTWNGYPGLFASLATGNAVLVKPHPRAVLPLALTVQVARDVLAGAGFDPNLVALATERPGEGIAKTLATRPEIRIIDYTGSTSFGDWLEANARQAQVYTEKAGVNTVIVHSTDDYQGMLSNLAFSLSLYSGQMCTTPQNLLIPRDGIATDQGPKTFDEVTADLARAVDGLLGDDARANALLGAIVNPDVKARLEAAAGLGEVALASREIANPEFPGAVVRTPVIVKLDGAKPDDEAAYMSECFGPVSFAVAVDSVTDAVELLRRTVREKGAMTVGAYTTDAETEEAIQEVCLEEAAQLSLNLTGGVYVNQTAAFSDFHGSGGNPAANAALCDAAFVANRFRVVEVRREA
- the pdhA gene encoding pyruvate dehydrogenase (acetyl-transferring) E1 component subunit alpha — encoded protein: MTVLEQRGAYRPSPPPAWQPRMDPAPLLPDAEPYRVLGTEAAGKADPGLLRRLYAQLVRGRRYNTQATALTKQGRLAVYPSSTGQEACEVAAALALEERDWLFPSYRDTLAVVARGVDPAEALTLLRGDWHSGYDPYAHRVAPLSTPLATQLPHAVGLAHAARLKGDDVVTLAMVGDGGTSEGDFHEALNFAAVWQAPVVFLVQNNGFAISVPLAKQTAAPSLAHKAVGYGMPGRLVDGNDAVAVHEVLSDAVRHARAGGGPTLVEAVTYRIDAHTNADDATRYREDAEVAAWRAHDPVQLLERELTTRGLLDEAGIEAARQDAETMAAELRDRMNQDPELDPMDLFDHVYAETTAQLREQRALLRAELEAEQEQHGEQEGGAR